One window of the Eriocheir sinensis breed Jianghai 21 chromosome 59, ASM2467909v1, whole genome shotgun sequence genome contains the following:
- the LOC126985369 gene encoding uncharacterized protein LOC126985369: protein MEYAAMLGSPDLVSGLRDLLEDSDVAVVKRTLRVFANVYRHALQLLAAGDLDEATFKAAWPAVRGVAEHVLGMLATNENEGITVHLVRFLEAALVAHLLCDVSRFPEVAAHAPKMVAKGVAALTELISTPYVGGSAYLVAVRALITVACYKHDLWASVTCLIERQIASPPPTLFDHNVRSLHKILQRNLFRLLRRADTAALRSQLIEMMVTVGVPRRMLAQWAPPAEARKRPAQPQSEDSITGRNTPPNKRPRSDANDAAPVAPRDPREGRPSRDPRDPRDPRMNSHTRDPRDPRTVPRADPRLSTPQDPRAAAPGHDAAKPSSRPASPPTSGSPPLRAEAPAAAAAAPPPTSSPPPVKRKESVSNFEFLKSLIASKKQASASFLETCSEKERALYQRLDHPSVVRLVLSCLDSVPDSPPEDLLRKLGRPSGDVTGIREQLTSLLAPHIHTDFISSLNDEEASAPPSRPSSTSSTFSARASPPQSEASAPSPPSSARSTPSDPAQMCHSDVDLRHLLNRGFHTTGDVDMRDTRHLLPRNPLPPAPASADPREAPRRADPRADPRAPIPTSTRLDPRIAMPEPRRGLLDAGEAPGGGGLDPRLTQAYSDSQEALLGERGGPFMEGARPPYLGGPHHQPPPGYMAGGPQRYVEGPRPPFLEGGGGGMMGMRHGYDMPTYEGQYSNPPMGGPLGGPPHDAGYMGPRGMMGGGPRGMGGPWQGGGMPHHGRMGVMMPIMNGGSAMFSPPMHL from the coding sequence ATGGAGTACGCGGCCATGCTGGGGTCGCCGGACCTGGTGTCTGGGTTGCGTGACCTGCTGGAGGACAGCGACGTGGCGGTGGTGAAGCGCACGCTGCGGGTGTTCGCTAATGTGTACCGCCACGCCCTGCAGCTGCTGGCCGCCGGGGACCTGGACGAGGCCACCTTCAAGGCGGCGTGGCCGGCCGTGAGGGGCGTGGCCGAGCACGTGCTGGGGATGCTGGCCACCAACGAGAACGAGGGCATCACCGTGCATCTCGTGCGATTCCTGGAGGCAGCGCTGGTGGCGCACCTACTGTGTGACGTGAGCCGCTTCCCCGAGGTGGCGGCTCACGCGCCCAAGATGGTGGCCAAAGGCGTGGCGGCACTGACGGAGCTCATCTCCACCCCCTACGTGGGCGGCTCGGCCTACTTGGTGGCCGTGCGGGCCCTCATCACGGTGGCCTGCTACAAACACGACCTCTGGGCCTCCGTCACCTGCCTCATCGAGCGACAGATCGCCTCGCCGCCGCCCACACTCTTCGACCACAACGTTCGTTCCCTACACAAGATCCTGCAGCGAAACCTGTTCAGGTTGCTGCGGCGGGCAGACACCGCTGCGCTGCGCAGTCAACTCATCGAAATGATGGTGACCGTGGGCGTGCCGCGCCGCATGCTGGCCCAGTGGGCGCCGCCCGCTGAGGCCAGGAAGCGGCCGGCCCAGCCCCAGAGCGAGGACTCCATCACGGGGCGTAACACCCCGCCCAACAAGCGGCCCCGCAGCGACGCCAACGACGCGGCCCCCGTCGCCCCGCGCGACCCACGGGAGGGACGCCCATCCCGCGACCCCCGCGATCCCCGCGACCCCCGCATGAACAGCCATACCAGGGACCCCAGGGACCCTCGCACGGTCCCGCGAGCCGACCCACGCCTCAGCACGCCCCAGGACCCGCGCGCGGCCGCCCCGGGACACGACGCAGCCAAGCCTAGCtcacgccccgcctcgccgcccaCCTCAGGCAGCCCCCCACTCCGCGCCGAggctcccgccgccgccgccgcagcaccTCCCCCGACAAGTTCGCCGCCTCCCGTCAAGAGAAAGGAGTCGGTGTCCAACTTTGAGTTCCTGAAGAGCCTCATCGCCAGCAAGAAGCAGGCCTCGGCGTCCTTCCTGGAGACGTGCTCGGAGAAGGAGCGGGCGCTGTACCAGCGTCTGGACCACCCCAGCGTGGTGCGCCTCGTGCTGTCGTGTCTGGACAGCGTGCCGGACAGCCCCCCCGAGGACCTGCTGAGGAAGCTTGGCCGCCCCTCCGGGGACGTGACCGGCATCAGGGAGCAGCTGACCAGCCTGTTGGCGCCGCACATTCACACGGACTTCATCAGCAGCCTCAACGACGAGGAGGCCAGCGCGCCGCCCTCTCGCCCTTCCTCgacctcttccactttttcagcCCGCGCCTCGCCCCCCCAGAGCGAGGCGTcggccccctcgcccccctcctccgCCCGCTCCACGCCCTCAGACCCCGCCCAGATGTGTCACTCAGACGTGGACCTGCGGCACTTGCTCAACCGCGGCTTCCACACCACCGGCGACGTGGACATGCGGGACACGCGCCACCTGCTGCCCCGCAACCCCCTGCCCCCCGCCCCCGCGTCCGCCGATCCCCGAGAGGCGCCGCGCCGCGCCGACCCCCGCGCCGACCCCCGCGCACCCATCCCCACCAGCACCAGACTGGATCCCCGCATTGCCATGCCCGAACCCCGCCGCGGCCTGCTCGACGCCGGCGAGGCccccggcggcggcggcctggACCCCCGCCTCACCCAGGCGTACAGCGACTCCCAGGAAGCCCTGCTGGGGGAGCGCGGCGGGCCCTTCATGGAGGGCGCGCGGCCGCCCTACCTCGGCGGCCCGCATCACCAGCCGCCCCCGGGCTACATGGCTGGCGGGCCCCAGCGGTACGTCGAGGGGCCGCGGCCCCCCTTTctggagggcggcggcggcggcatgaTGGGCATGAGGCACGGCTACGACATGCCCACCTACGAGGGACAGTACTCCAACCCTCCCATGGGGGGCCCCCTGGGCGGCCCCCCTCACGACGCAGGCTACATGGGGCCCCGCGGCATGATGGGGGGCGGACCACGGGGCATGGGGGGGCCCTGGCAGGGGGGCGGAATGCCCCACCACGGCAGGATGGGCGTCATGATGCCCATCATGAACGGCGGCTCAGCCATGTTCTCGCCCCCCATGCACCTATAA